Proteins encoded in a region of the Streptomyces sp. NBC_01298 genome:
- a CDS encoding response regulator yields MSTPEVRVLVVEDDPVAADAHALYVGRVPGFTAVAVVHSLAEATRVLERTRIDLLLLDLTLPDGHGLRFARGLRAAGHPADVIVVTSARDLGVVRESVSLGVVQYVLKPFAFPTLRERLLRYAEFRATAAGEAAGQDDVDRAMAALRSPRPAELPKGIGGPTLERVAALLRAAPEGLTAGGAAEAAGISRITARRYLEHLVDTGRADRTPRYGQVGRPELHYRWLAAAPAGAGAGSVSKV; encoded by the coding sequence ATGAGCACGCCCGAGGTGCGGGTCCTCGTCGTCGAGGACGATCCGGTGGCCGCCGACGCGCACGCGCTGTACGTGGGGCGGGTGCCCGGCTTCACCGCCGTCGCGGTCGTCCACTCCCTCGCGGAGGCGACCCGCGTCCTGGAGCGCACCCGGATCGACCTGCTGCTGCTCGACCTCACCCTGCCCGACGGGCACGGGCTGCGCTTCGCGCGCGGCCTGCGGGCGGCGGGGCACCCCGCCGACGTGATCGTGGTGACCTCGGCGCGGGACCTGGGCGTGGTCCGCGAGAGCGTCTCGCTCGGGGTGGTGCAGTACGTACTGAAGCCCTTCGCCTTTCCCACCCTGCGCGAACGGCTCCTGCGCTACGCCGAGTTCCGTGCGACGGCGGCGGGCGAGGCGGCCGGCCAGGACGATGTGGACCGCGCGATGGCGGCCCTGCGCTCACCCCGGCCGGCCGAACTGCCCAAGGGCATCGGCGGCCCCACCCTGGAGCGGGTCGCCGCCCTGCTGCGGGCGGCCCCCGAGGGGCTGACCGCGGGCGGGGCGGCCGAGGCGGCCGGGATCTCCCGGATCACCGCCCGCCGGTACCTGGAGCACCTGGTGGACACCGGCCGCGCGGACCGCACCCCCCGGTACGGCCAGGTCGGCCGCCCCGAACTGCACTACCGCTGGCTGGCGGCG